The Diadema setosum chromosome 4, eeDiaSeto1, whole genome shotgun sequence genome window below encodes:
- the LOC140227193 gene encoding uncharacterized protein codes for MPICVAPSANHRYAHPEAEAATARGAADADTLFVLSSFSNASIAEVTRSSGSGLKWMQLYLMKNQEHNVHIVREAEKAGFQALVLTVDLPVIACYSFLAREDNATSRYYNDPSLRPINLAIDLPEVQEAIRSGDTNTHHYLATQWQRPFTWADVRWLKSMTSLPIVLKGILTGEAAREASDAGVAGVIVSAHGGRALDGVPAPIDVLSEVVSAVKGQGLEVYLDGGVRCGTDVLKALAMGARAVFIGRPAVWGLACDGASGVKKVLSILGNEFDSCLGLAGCTSPHDIPESLVIRKSYL; via the exons ATGCCCATCTGTGTCGCGCCTTCAGCGAACCACCGCTACGCGCATCCAGAGGCTGAGGCGGCTACGGCGAGAG GAGCTGCAGATGCTGACACCCTATTCGTCCTCTCGTCTTTCTCCAACGCCAGCATCGCTGAAGTCACTCGGAGTTCCGGTTCCGGGTTGAAATGGATGCAGCTGTACCTGATGAAGAACCAGGAACACAACGTGCACATAGTGAGAGAGGCGGAAAAGGCTGGTTTCCAAGCCCTTGTCTTGACGGTGGATCTACCTGTGATCGCCTGCTACTCGTTCCTTGCTAGAGAAGATAATGCGACATCCAGATATTATAACGATCCATCGTTGAG gCCTATCAATCTTGCCATTGACCTTCCGGAAGTGCAAGAGGCCATTCGTTCCGGCGACACGAATACACATCATTATCTGGCTACTCAATGGCAGCGGCCCTTTACCTGGGCTGACGTCAGGTGGTTAAAATCCATGACGTCACTGCCTATTGTATTGAAAGGAATTCTTACCG GCGAGGCGGCTAGAGAGGCGTCGGACGCCGGGGTCGCTGGAGTCATCGTATCAGCTCATGGCGGTAGAGCGCTGGATGGTGTGCCAGCTCCG ATTGATGTTCTCTCGGAGGTAGTGTcggcggtcaaaggtcaaggattAGAGGTGTATCTTGACGGAGGAGTGCGATGCGGTACTGATGTTCTCAAGGCTTTAGCAATGGGGGCGAGGGCCGTCTTCATCGGAAGACCAGCTGTTTGGGGACTGGCTTGTGAT GGTGCGTCGGGAGTAAAGAAAGTGCTGTCCATCCTTGGCAACGAATTCGACTCCTGTCTTGGACTAGCTG GATGTACCAGTCCACATGATATTCCGGAATCTCTGGTAATCCGCAAATCGTACTTGTAG